Proteins from a genomic interval of Gossypium hirsutum isolate 1008001.06 chromosome A09, Gossypium_hirsutum_v2.1, whole genome shotgun sequence:
- the LOC107889568 gene encoding protein ROS1A, producing the protein MSKEGQQQFQFQRPLIPVTRFWPILPKPPVIHAGRQGNEIFEANCIGSERCSYGFTQEPQADRVVACSDSSICREVNGGINNLKAASVGSNCISGYSNEQRQCSLNLGEPSNSSSADLLTLVNAASAKTTTAASLGIDRHHLESSSTGLLPVHVNLSAQQHIWVDGNCTPRKHQNVIHSQNPYDLNLPAKTMDELSDFAPITPYKSKRAERKDVSEIDLHIENRTSEKRDEQANESAAANVDVNGLQCSKELQKFVIESSLAATPSKENPNPDDGGSHLIDPNRTSQQKQRRKKHRPKVIGEGKPRTRKSVTLKPSYFQENPTGKRNYVRKNNPSQDTSTPPREANAENSTRKRKCVQTKGLNKDSTIPIQERENAPETVEQNKKSCIRALDFDEEGPDIGESSAFEPTCNLNSRTANFWKGDQSNYTMQLCGEPDVPAENTQTGNAYELNQSLKQKPKFFLSLPEDQAPGTPFPAQKNPPRKRSSTWHTVQYGLEKNGQKVLQSSARLPARSPNDSNCCTSLVLEGGQASELKINNSPASQQADISTLNSEGSHYNNLCRYLKIPEMQFANFSRRKRTVKGQNSAISSASSSITSVKSLVPAEACLVDNTEANPHRFSSSGVPANLEEASSFSLNKMQTFNCIMASFQTESPKKKRTRGITRVRDLASLRGIAQCKRHAECYGSQSPVGYDMGKVGNSDQPHISIETLIAEIQAKLTKKKRTRKRYCPLNSACSSRSEAQMHNKRVLSNQNEFSAKALGATPEEIWKQMFSSDALDEQSNHSDINREGPITHKEQKAIVPYNMRYKEQKALVLYTDGTIVQFGPTKKQRPRPRVELDEETNRVWKLLLENINSEGIDGTDEEKVKWWEEERTVFQGRADSFIARMHLVQGDRRFSPWKGSVVDSVIGVFLTQNVSDHLSSSAFMTLAARFPLKKSYYQEGTSLVNGAEFYVLEPEDTLKWDAKMSIQPVVDQSSTVNGYGHSEEKEVLNSKESFGSRTAIVCSINESKCMETIGRGTDCFKGDEETNDVLSSQNSIVSSENAANFSLVQTAETFSCSESNSEGADQTKGPTFDILDGSTSFVELLEMAGSARLHGIYCPQNKSIGDKDKRSKFQNDQRENCHNLAPNSEESENEHLEIFKEETRFSEASKTKDENMKKGESPLTEESAYHTENKNDSTICVQVAPQSSNESNQPSHITQHAETIVYHCQMRLLQNPRNLVELPARPQNEEMLRLKPSKHSEGILDITESSAFDNKKSPQQKMQDSSLYINNSSSNKELNQINASSLKSKSRNAKKEKNDDFDWDSLRKQAEADGRKRERTMKTRDSLDWDAVRCTDVNEIAETIKDRGMNNMLAERIKDFLNRLVRDHGSIDLEWLRDVPPDKAKEYLLSFRGLGLKSVECVRLLTLHHLAFPVDTNVGRIAVRLGWVPLQPLPESLQLHLLELYPVLESIQKYLWPRLCKLDQRTLYELHYQMITFGKVFCTKSKPNCNACPMRGECRHFASAFASARLALPGPEEKSIVSATENRKPGHNHAVIIDQKALPLPQPIEQSDRNCQPEANQQLQAKSWVNNCSHNHAVIIDQALPLLQPMEQSDRYCQSEANRQLQAKSRVNNCDPIIEEPASPEPECTQVAENDIEDMFYENPDEIPTIKLDMEEFTQNLHNYMQNNTELQEGDMSKALVALTAEAASIPTPKLKNFSRLRTEHQVYELPDSHPLLKELDKREADDPCKYLLAIWTPGETPNSIQHPQSRCNLQEHGKLCNEKTCFSCNNIREAESQIVRGTLLIPCRTAMRGSFPLNGTYFQVNEVFADHDSSLNPIDVPREWLWNLPRRMVYFGTSIPSIFKGLTTVEIQHCFWRGFVCVRGFDQKSRAPRPLMARLHFPASKLTRGKGKGAAEYE; encoded by the exons ATGAGCAAAGAAGGTCAACAACAGTTTCAATTCCAGCGTCCGTTGATTCCTGTGACCCGTTTCTGGCCTATTCTCCCAAAACCACCAGTGATCCATGCTGGGAGACAAGGAAACGAGATATTTGAAGCAAATTGTATAGGTTCGGAAAGATGCTCTTATGGGTTTACTCAGGAACCTCAAGCTGATAGAGTAGTTGCATGTTCCGATTCCAGCATTTGCAGAGAAGTAAATGGCGGCATTAATaacttgaaagcagcttcagttGGGAGTAACTGCATTTCGGGTTATAGCAATGAGCAGAGGCAATGTTCGCTGAACCTGGGcgaacccagtaattcttcatcTGCAGATCTATTAACCCTTGTAAATGCAGCCTCAGCTAAAACTACGACTGCAGCATCTTTGGGGATTGATAGACACCATCTGGAATCTAGCTCAACTGGGCTCTTACCCGTGCATGTAAATTTATCAGCTCAACAACACATATGGGTTGATGGCAATTGCACACCAAGAAAACATCAAA ATGTCATTCATTCCCAGAATCCATATGATCTGAACCTGCCTGCTAAGACAATGGATGAACTCTCTGACTTTGCTCCCATCACACCATACAAGTCCAAAAGAGCAGAAAGGAAAGATGTTTCAGAAATAGATTTACACATAGAGAACAGGACAAGCGAGAAAAGAGATGAGCAAGCAAATGAATCGGCTGCTGCTAATGTTGATGTGAATGGACTTCAATGTAGTAAAGAACTCCAAAAGTTTGTTATAGAGTCATCCCTGGCTGCTACACCAAGCAAGGAAAATCCGAATCCTGATGATGGAGGTAGCCATCTAATTGACCCAAACAGAACATCGCAGCAGAAACAACGGAGGAAAAAGCACAGACCCAAGGTAATTGGCGAGGGCAAACCAAGGACCAGAAAGTCAGTCACTCTGAAGCCCAGTTATTTCCAAGAAAACCCAACAGGTAAGAGGAATTATGTACGAAAGAATAATCCAAGTCAAGACACATCAACCCCTCCAAGAGAAGCAAATGCAGAGAATTCAACTCGTAAGAGGAAGTGTGTGCAGACAAAGGGTCTAAACAAAGACTCAACTATTCCCATACAAGAAAGAGAGAATGCTCCAGAAACAGTAGAGCAGAATAAGAAATCATGCATAAGGGCTTTAGATTTTGATGAGGAAGGACCAGACATAGGTGAAAGCTCTGCATTCGAGCCCACCTGCAACTTGAATTCAAGGACAGCAAACTTTTGGAAAGGAGATCAATCAAATTACACAATGCAGCTTTGTGGTGAACCTGATGTGCCAGCTGAAAACACACAAACAGGCAATGCCTATGAACTGAACCAATCTCTAAAGCAAAAgccgaaattttttttatctttgccTGAAGATCAAGCACCAGGCACACCATTCCCAGCTCAGAAGAATCCCCCCCGTAAAAGATCAAGCACCTGGCACACTGTTCAATATGGActggaaaaaaatggacaaaaaGTGTTGCAATCCAGTGCTCGATTGCCAGCAAGAAGCCCAAATGACTCTAACTGCTGCACCAGCTTAGTACTGGAGGGAGGACAAGCAAGTGAACTGAAGATAAACAATTCTCCGGCTTCTCAACAGGCAGATATCAGTACTCTAAATTCAGAGGGGAGTCACTACAATAATTTATGCAGATACCTGAAGATTCCAGAGATGCAATTTGCAAATTTTAGCAGAAGAAAAAGAACTGTGAAGGGACAAAATTCTGCCATATCTAGTGCCTCATCATCCATCACTTCTGTAAAAAGTCTTGTGCCGGCTGAAGCATGTCTGGTAGATAACACTGAAGCAAATCCCCATCGATTTAGTTCTAGTGGAGTTCCAGCAAACCTTGAAGAAGCAAGTAGTTTTTCTCTGAATAAAATGCAAACCTTTAATTGCATTATGGCCTCGTTTCAAACCGAGAGTCCAAAGAAAAAGAGAACCAGAGGAATCACACGGGTAAGAGACTTGGCTTCACTTAGAGGTATTGCACAATGTAAAAGGCACGCAGAATGCTATGGCAGTCAATCGCCAGTTGGTTATGACATGGGGAAAGTTGGGAACTCAGACCAACCTCATATAAGCATAGAAACCCTCATCGCAGAGATACAAGCTAAACTCACAAAAAAGAAGCGAACAAGGAAGAGATACTGCCCTCTAAATTCAGCATGCTCCAGTAGAAGTGAAGCACAAATGCACAATAAACGTGTCTTATCTAATCAAAACGAATTTTCTGCCAAAGCATTAG GTGCCACTCCAGAAGAAATATGGAAACAAATGTTTTCTTCTGATGCACTTGATGAACAATCCAACCATTCAGACATCAACAGGGAAGGTCCTATTACACATAAAGAGCAGAAGGCAATCGTCCCCTACAATATGAGATACAAAGAGCAGAAGGCACTTGTTCTCTATACAGATGGAACCATTGTACAATTTGGTCCTACCAAAAAACAACGTCCAAGGCCTAGGGTCGAGCTGGATGAAGAAACAAATAGAGTATGGAAGCTTCTCTTAGAAAATATCAATAGTGAAGGTATTGATGGAACTGATGAAGAGAAGGTAAAATGGTGGGAAGAAGAAAGGACAGTATTTCAAGGACGTGCAGACTCATTTATTGCACGCATGCACCTTGTACAAg GAGACAGACGCTTCTCTCCATGGAAAGGATCAGTTGTGGACTCGGTGATTGGAGTCTTCCTTACTCAGAATGTCTCTGACCATCTTTCCAG TTCTGCATTCATGACTCTTGCCGCACGTTTTCCTCTCAAAAAGTCATACTATCAAGAGGGGACAAGCTTAGTTAATGGAGCAGAGTTCTATGTCTTGGAGCCAGAAGACACTTTAAAGTGGGACGCAAAGATGTCAATTCAACCAGTTGTTGACCAAAGTTCAACTGTTAATGGGTATGGGCACTCTGAAGAAAAAGAGGTTCTCAACAGCAAAGAGTCCTTTGGAAGTAGAACTGCTATTGTATGCtcaataaatgaatcaaaatgcatGGAAACTATTGGAAGAGGAACAGACTGTTTCAAAGGAGATGAGGAGACAAATGATGTCCTCTCATCTCAAAATTCTATAGTTTCATCAGAAAATGCTGCGAATTTTTCCTTGGTTCAAACTGCTGAAACATTTTCATGCTCAGAGAGCAACTCAGAAGGGGCTGATCAGACTAAAGGGCCTACTTTTGACATCTTGGATGGGTCTACTTCTTTTGTAGAGCTTTTAGAGATGGCTGGATCCGCCAGGCTACATGGAATTTACTGTCCTCAAAATAAGTCTATTGGTGACAAGGACAAAAGAAGTAAATTCCAGAATGACCAGAGAGAAAATTGCCATAATCTGGCGCCAAATTCAGAAGAAAGTGAAAATGAACACCTTGAGATTTTCAAAGAAGAAACAAGATTCTCTGAGGCTTCTAAGACAAaagatgaaaatatgaaaaagggAGAAAGTCCCTTAACCGAAGAATCTGCATATCACacagaaaataaaaatgattccACTATATGCGTGCAGGTAGCCCCACAATCATCTAATGAAAGTAACCAACCGAGCCACATCACTCAACATGCAGAGACAATAGTTTACCACTGTCAAATGAGGCTGCTACAAAACCCCAGAAACCTTGTAGAATTACCAGCCAGGCCGCAAAATGAAGAAATGTTGAGGCTAAAACCGTCAAAACATTCTGAAGGCATCCTTGATATTACAGAAAGTTCTgcatttgataataaaaaaagcCCACAACAGAAAATGCAAGACTCAAGCTTGTATATAAACAACTCTTCATCTAATAAGGAGCTCAATCAGATCAATGCCAGCAGTTTAAAATCAAAAAGTAGAAACGCCAAGAAAGAGAAAAATGACGACTTCGACTGGGATAGCTTAAGAAAACAGGCAGAAGCTGAtggaaggaaaagagaaagaacaATGAAGACAAGGGACTCACTAGACTGGGACGCAGTGAGATGTACAGATGTTAATGAGATTGCTGAGACAATAAAGGATAGAGGGATGAATAACATGCTTGCTGAGCGAATTAAG GATTTCCTCAATCGGCTGGTTAGAGATCATGGAAGCATTGACCTGGAGTGGTTGAGAGATGTTCCACCAGACAAAGCAAA AGAGTACCTGCTAAGTTTTAGAGGACTGGGGCTTAAAAGTGTGGAGTGCGTGCGGCTTCTGACGCTTCACCATCTTGCTTTTCCA GTTGACACAAATGTTGGACGTATAGCTGTAAGATTGGGATGGGTTCCCCTTCAGCCACTACCAGAGTCCCTTCAGTTGCATCTCCTAGAGCT GTACCCTGTCCTGGAATCCATCCAAAAATATCTATGGCCTCGATTATGCAAGCTTGATCAAAGAACATT GTATGAGCTACATTATCAGATGATCACGTTTGGAAAG GTTTTCTGTACAAAAAGCAAACCAAACTGTAATGCATGCCCAATGAGGGGAGAATGCAGACATTTTGCCAGTGCATTTGCAAG TGCAAGGCTTGCCCTGCCAGGGCCAGAGGAGAAAAGCATTGTCAGTGCAACTGAGAACAGAAAACCCGGTCATAATCATGCTGTCATTATTGATCAAAAGGCCCTGCCCCTACCCCAGCCAATTGAACAATCAGATAGGAACTGTCAGCCTGAAGCAAACCAGCAATTACAAGCAAAGTCCTGGGTCAATAACTGTAGTCATAACCATGCTGTCATTATTGATCAGGCCCTGCCCTTACTCCAGCCAATGGAACAATCAGATAGGTACTGTCAGTCTGAAGCAAACCGGCAATTACAAGCAAAATCCAGGGTCAATAACTGTGACCCTATAATTGAAGAGCCAGCGAGCCCAGAACCCGAGTGCACACAAGTAGCAGAGAATGACATTGAGGACATGTTCTATGAGAATCCTGATGAAATACCTACGATCAAACTTGACATGGAAGAGTTCACTCAGAATTTGCATAATTATATGCAAAATAATACAGAACTTCAAGAAGGAGATATGTCAAAGGCTTTAGTTGCTTTAACAGCCGAAGCTGCATCTATCCCCACGCCCAAACTCAAGAATTTCAGTCGGCTAAGAACAGAGCACCAAGT CTACGAACTTCCAGATTCCCACCCTCTTCTAAAAGAG TTGGATAAACGAGAAGCTGATGACCCATGCAAGTACCTTCTTGCCATATGGACACCAG GTGAAACGCCAAACTCCATTCAACATCCTCAAAGTAGGTGCAATTTACAAGAGCATGGCAAATTGTGTAATGAGAAGACATGTTTCTCTTGCAACAATATTCGAGAAGCAGAATCCCAGATAGTCAGGGGAACACTTCTA ATACCATGTCGTACGGCAATGAGAGGAAGCTTTCCCCTAAATGGCACATACTTCCAAGTTAATGAA GTTTTTGCCGACCATGATTCAAGTCTAAACCCGATTGATGTTCCAAGGGAATGGCTATGGAACTTGCCAAGGAGAATGGTCTACTTTGGGACCTCCATACCTTCAATATTTAAAG GGTTAACAACAGTAGAAATTCAACATTGCTTTTGGAGAG